The Lepus europaeus isolate LE1 chromosome 21, mLepTim1.pri, whole genome shotgun sequence genome has a window encoding:
- the PTX4 gene encoding pentraxin-4: MGCLGSIALSVLVCVPLCLCGASAQDAGPAGPRRPFLERLRRLEGQFRKLQEVTLVHLQAIAHSYNASLGVQAQLQGLAAESRAAALALNQSQAAVQGDLVQLKTWARKAQRRSRRVGARLRALALALSEKSARRSQEEKQHQAQRDAVSGLGLDVRALQDALARLTLHVHGQDARLAALEGRQPTANPGTTALGLTPTPARAPPAQSGPGPHRQGPGASPGPRSPAQNLGAGRQQTREPPAPGSHQELTRAAVTQRDPPQWVPTPQGPGEACSLGPVLVFPNASTENVVFLGLGLPVALRALSFCSWLRTAPGRLGTLLSYATEDNDNKLVLHGRDSLAPGTVHLVIGDPAFRELPLQPLLDGHWHHVCIIWTSLQGRYWLHVDRALVAAGSRFREGYEIPPGGSLVLGQEQDRVGGGFDSSEAFVGSMSGLAIWDRALVPREVTNLATGKEMPTGAILTLANASTGGFVQRVGCTCPGSCL; encoded by the exons ATGGGCTGCTTGGGGAGCATCGCCCTGTCTGTCCTcgtgtgtgtccccctctgtctGTGCGGGGCTTCGGCACAGGACGCCGGCCCGGCCGGGCCAAGAAGGCCATTTCTCGAGAGGCTGCGAAGACTGGAAGGGCAG TTCCGGAAACTCCAGGAAGTGACGCTCGTGCACCTGCAGGCCATCGCCCACAGCTACAACGCGTCCTTGGGCGTGcaggcccagctccagggccTGGCTGCGGAGAGCCGGGCCGCGGCTCTGGCACTCAACCAGTCACAGGCTGCCGTGCAGGGGGACCTGGTGCAGCTGAAGACCTGGGCGAGGAAGGCGCAGCGCAGGAGCAGGAGGGTGGGAGCACGGCTgcgggccctggccctggccctgagcgAGAAGAGTGCGCGGCGCTCCCAGGAGGAGAAGCAGCACCAGGCACAGAGGGACGCCGTCTCCGGCCTGGGCCTGGACGTGCGGGCCCTGCAGGACGCACTGGCCCGCCTGACACTCCATGTCCACGGCCAGGACGCCAGGCTGGCTGCCCTTGAAGGGCGGCAGCCTACGGCCAACCCCGgcaccacagccctggggctGACCCCAACCCCAGCCCGGGCACCACCTGCGCAGTCAGGCCCGGGCCCCCACAGGCAGGGTCCTGGGGCTTCTCCTGGACCCAGGAGCCCTGCTCAGAACTTGGGTGCTGGTCGCCAGCAGACACGggagccccccgccccaggcagtCATCAGGAGCTCACCAGGGCCGCCGTCACGCAGAGGGACCCTCCGCAGTGGGTGCCGaccccccaggggccaggagagg CTTGCAGCCTGGGCCCTGTGCTGGTTTTCCCCAACGCCTCCACGGAGAACGTGGTCTTCCTCGGGCTGGGCCTCCCTGTGGCCCTGCGGGCCCTGTCCTTCTGCAGCTGGCTGCGCACGGCCCCCGGCCGCCTGGGCACCCTCCTCTCCTATGCCACCGAGGACAACGACAACAAGCTAGTGCTGCACGGCCGAGACTCCCTGGCTCCAGGCACCGTGCACTTGGTGATCGGTGACCCGGCCTTCAGGGAGCTGCCCCTGCAGCCGCTGCTGGACGGCCACTGGCACCACGTGTGCATCATCTGGACATCCCTGCAGGGCAGGTACTGGCTGCACGTGGACCGCGCGCTGGTGGCCGCGGGCTCCCGCTTCAGGGAGGGCTATGAGATACCTCCTGGGGGGtcgctggtgctgggccaggagcaaGACCGTGTGGGCGGCGGGTTTGACAGCTCTGAGGCCTTTGTGGGGAGCATGTCAGGCTTGGCCATCTGGGACCGGGCCCTGGTCCCTCGGGAAGTCACAAACCTCGCCACGGGGAAAGAGATGCCGACAGGCGCCATCCTGACGCTGGCCAATGCGTCCACAGGTGGATTTGTGCAGAGGGTCGGCTGCACCTGCCCGGGGAGCTGCTTGTGA
- the TELO2 gene encoding telomere length regulation protein TEL2 homolog, translating into MDAARPDVRLAVREALHALRSSEDDGRVLSTLEALQRLVGGAGSPARAGERQELATAPFAALLRDLAGKLSAGWPGPNARLEQLGRSFFLQGPAGQAFLALMECVESAAGPSSRLMKTVQLLATFLSQGRLAALMEEQCRQQAQPGPGLFQETLLVRVVGLPDQLANRLQRDTLDAFLPQNYFPLLGEQLVRALQTVVDSLRAGLDCAVGFASQVLGKVCVQGRQKEILGVLVPRLTALTQGSCLWQRVCWRLLEQVPNRALEATLTGLAEAVTGPEVLSRLLGNLVVRHRKAQFVMTQKLLFLQYRHSTRTLQSLLGYLAMDVQRRPLLVQALKELLETWGSSSAIRHAPLAQQRYVSKAILICLAHLGEPELRGSRDELLASMMAGVKCRLDSSLPPVRRLGMIVAEVLSSRLHPEGPPLRFQYDQDDLSREMLALAAPGPAGGSSPEPGPPLTAVAEETPTEMEDRAAETLDSSIPQGGPQGSDSELDSDDELVPYDMSGDQELQRGKAPQYIRDCLEALSTSEDVERWEAALRALEGLVCRSPEATREVSVELAKVLLHLQERTCVAGFEGLRQRGLVAVVVADPARVAEYLTSQFYALNYSLRQRMDILDVLTLAAQELSRPGRPGRTSQQGSPALAASQPGSTTAPDWRVLVEERIRSKTRRFSKGCPRRALASGPNEFNSVAGHFFFPLIQHFDRPLVTFDLLGDDQLVLGRLIHTLGALMYLAVNTTVAVSMGKALLEFVWALRFHVDPFVRQGLLSAVSSVLLSVPAERLLGDLPDELLEARSWLAEVAEKDMDEDCRLLAVKSLLLLERLRDKLLPPSSPVGP; encoded by the exons ATGGACGCGGCGCGACCAGACGTGCGGCTCGCCGTGCGCGAGGCCCTGCACGCCCTGCGGTCGTCCGAGGACGACGGCCGCGTGCTGTCCACCCTGGAGGCCCTGCAGCGCCTGGTCGGCGGCGCGGGGAGCCCGGCGCGGGCCGGCGAGCGGCAGGAGCTGGCCACGGCGCCCTTCGCCGCGCTGCTCCGGGACCTGGCCGGCAAGCTGAGCGCGGGCTGGCCGGGGCCGAACGCgcggctggagcagctgggccgcAGCTTCTTCCTGCAGGGCCCGGCCGGTCAGGCCTTCCTGGCGCTGATGGAGTGCGTGGAGAGCGCTGCGGG ccccagctcccggctgatgAAGACAGTGCAGCTGCTGGCGACGTTTCTGAGCCAGGGCAGGCTGGCGGCTCTGATGGAGGAGCAGTGTCGGCAGCAGGCGCAGCCGGGCCCCGGCCTGTTCCAGGAGACGCTGCTGGTCAGGGTGGTGGGCCTGCCCGACCAGCTGGCCAACCGCCTGCAGCGGGACACGCTGGACGCGTTCCTGCCGCAGAACTACTTCCCCCTGCTCGGCGAGCAGCTCGTCCGGGCGCTGCAGACGGTCGTGGACTCGCTGCGAG ccGGCTTGGACTGCGCTGTCGGCTTCGCGTCTCAAGTCCTGGGGAAAGTCTGCGTCCAGGGCAGGCAGA AGGAGATCCTGGGTGTGCTGGTGCCCCGGCTGACGGCACTCACCCAGGGCAGCTGCCTGTGGCAGCGAGTGTGCTGGCGCCTGCTGGAACAAGTGCCCAACCGGGCCCTGGAGGCCACGCTGACGGGACTCGCGGAGGCCGTGACCGG GCCGGAGGTCCTGTCGCGACTGCTGGGGAACCTGGTGGTGAGGCACCGGAAAGCGCAGTTCGTGATGACGCAGAAGCTGCTGTTCCTGCAGTACCGGCACTCG ACGCGCACGCTGCAGAGCCTGCTGGGGTACCTGGCCATGGACGTCCAGCGGCGCCCGCTCCTCGTACAG GCACTGAAGGAGCTGCTGGAGACGTGGGGCAGCAGCAGCGCCATCCGGCACGCGCCGCTGGCACAGCAGCGCTACGTCAGCAAGGCCATCCTCATCTGCCTGGCACACCTGGGCGAGCCGGAGCTGCGGGGCAGCCGGGACG AGCTGCTGGCCAGCATGATGGCGGGCGTGAAGTGCCGCCTGGACAGCAGCCTGCCCCCTGTGCGTCGCCTGGGCATGATTGTGGCCGAGGTCCTCAGCTCCCGGCTCCACCCCGAGGGCCCTCCCCTGAGGTTCCAG TACGACCAGGATGACCTGAGCCGCGAGATGCTGGCCTTGGCTGCCCCCgggcctgcaggtggcagctccccgGAGCCAGG GCCGCCCCTCACTGCAGTTGCCGAAGAGACCCCCACAGAGATGGAGGACCGTGCTGCAGAGACCCTGGACAGCAGCATCCCCCAGGGAGGGCCGCAGGGCTCCGACTCAGAGCTGGACAG tgacgaTGAGCTTGTCCCCTATGACATGTCGGGGGACCAGGAGCTGCAGAGGGGCAAGGCGCCCCAGTACATCCGGGACTGCCTGGAAG CACTGAGCACATCCGAGGACGTGGAGCGCTGGGAGGCCGCCCTGCGGGCCCTGGAGGGCCTGGTCTGCAGGAGCCCTGAGGCCACGCGGGAG GTGAGCGTGGAGCTGGCCAAGGTGCTGCTGCACCTGCAGGAGAGGACGTGCGTGGCAGGCTTCGAGGGGCTGCGCCAGAGGGGCCTCGTGGCCGTCGTGGTCGCGGACCCAGCCCGG GTGGCCGAGTACCTGACCTCGCAGTTCTATGCCCTGAACTACAGCCTCCGGCAGCGCATGGATATCCTGGAC GTCCTCACTCTGGCCGCCCAGGAGCTGTCTCGGCCGGGGCGCCCCGGGAGGACGTCCCAGCAAGGCTCCCCggcactggctgcctcccagcctggcaGCACCACGGCTCCTGACTGGCGGGTGCTGGTGGAGGAGCGCATCAGAAGCAAGACCCGGCGGTTCTCCAAG GGCTGTCCTCGGCGGGCGCTGGCCAGTGGCCCCAATGAATTCAACTCCGTGGCCGGCCACTTCTTCTTCCCCCTCATTCAACACTTTGACAG GCCCCTGGTGACCTTTGACCTTTTGGGAGATGACCAGCTGGTTCTTGGAAGACTGATCCACACCTTAGGGGCCCTGATGTACCTGGCTGTTAATACCACA gtGGCCGTGTCCATGGGCAAGGCCCTGCTGGAGTTCGTATGGGCCCTCCGCTTCCACGTCGACCC CTTCGTGCGCCAGGGCCTGCTGTCCGCTGTCTCCTCGGTCCTCCTGAGCGTGCCTGCCGAGCGCCTGCTGGGGGACCTGCCCGACGAGCTGCTGGAGGCCAGGTCCTGGCTGGCAG AGGTGGCTGAGAAGGACATGGACGAGGACTGCCGGCTGCTGGCCgtgaagtccctgctgctcctggagCGGCTCAGAGACAAGCTCCTCCCACCGTCCTCTCCCGTGGGCCCCTGA